The nucleotide window CACAGTCATCTCCGGGCGTGCCTGTAGACATTCGCGCAAGCGCCGCTCGATAGTGTTGATCTCTCCGACGCGGTCCAGCTGATCACGCGAGAGATTCAACAGCACCAAACAATCTGCATCAAGCTTGTCCGCGGCGGCAGGAACATGCAGTTCATCGACCTCCAGCACCACACGCTCCGCACCGCGACCCTCCAACAGTGCGGAGATGATGCCGGCGTCCATATTGTCCCCGCCCTCATTGCTGCATACAGTGGAAGTGGTGCGCATGGCAGCGGTCAGCATGCGGGTCGTCGTGGACTTCCCGTTCGTGCCAGTCACGATCGATACCGGCCGGACACCGGCAAGATTCTCCATCAGGCTGGGGTCAATAAACCCCGCCACTAGTCCACCAATCATGCCGCCGGCACCACGACCCGTAGCTCGTGATGCAACGGTTGCGGCTTTCGCAGCAGTGACCGCGACGGCGGTCCTAGCGCGCTGAATAGACTTGCTCTTCATTGCTCACAGTGTAGTACCGGGGGCCACATCTTCCACGAGCGACATGAACTCCGCGTCACTGACCAGGGGGATCCCCTTGCGGTCGCCGTGCATTGCCTTACCCGTTAGGTTGTCCCGCTGATTACACACCACAGCGGAGGTCTGCCGCGTGAGCTTTTCCGAATACGCCAACCCAGTGCGAGCCACCGCCTCGATGATGACATTCGGGTCCATCTCGATCTGCGGCGACACAACAATCTCCATACCCTGCACCAGCTGGTCGCGCAGCACACCCGGATTGATAAATGGTCGCGGTGCGTTCGCGGCGTCAATACGCACAATCGACCGCTGTAAACCAAAGCGATCCCCTTGGATCTCCTTCGGCGTGCGTTCCGCGAGCTCACCTTTGCGCAGCTTATTGAACATTTCCCACACCAATTCGGTGGATTCGCGGGACACGGCGGCCTCCGGCATCATCGCCCTGCTTATTGACGCCGCGGGATCGACGTCAAACCCAAGCGTGCGGGCGCAACCACGAATGCGGGTGTCCTCCAGATAGACCCCTTGGCGGCGCAGCGTAGACAAGGTGTCCACAATCCGCGTCGGGCGGGGAAGGCGGGTAAAGTTACGGCGCTGCTGCCCCTTGCGGCCGCGTCCCTTCGATCCTTTAGAATGTCGACGCTCAAGCCGCATGACCGCCCGGGTCTCAGACACAATGAAACCCCAGGTCCGAGGCGCATTATGCATAATGACAGTGCGGCCATCCAAGAAGCGCCCAATCGTGCGAGTCAGACTGGAATAACGGGGGGCCTGCGCAATATCGTCCTTAGTCAACCCATGCAGATGCTTCGGCCCGATGTCAGTGCCGGGATCAAACACACAATGGAATTCATTGACGACGTCGCCGGCCTCAGTGCGGGTTTGAATGTCCAAGGACACCAGACGCGACGTCGAAGGGTGAATACCCGAGGACTGGATGCTCACGACTGCGTACGGTGCCTCCTCAGGGGGAGCAGGGCGATCGAAGCGCGGGGGAGTGACGTCCTTACGACGGTATGTTGCCGACTCTTGCAGCTGCTGCACGTACTGGGTGTACTGAGGGTAGGAACCCGGCTCCGGCACATGGCGCTTGGACTGCTGATGCTGATGGCGCTGCTCGCGCGGCGCATTGGACTTACTCGGTTTTGGTCCGCCGGAACCAGTAGTACGGGGTTGGGTACCTGCACTGTCAGCTGGGCCACGCCGCCTACTACTGTGGCGACGCCCCCTGCGCTGGTTAGAGCCACCGCGAGAGTTACCCGAGTTGGCTGTATTGGACGTGCCATCTGAGCCTGTGTTGGTAACGTCGCCGCGCGCATTCGGTCGCTGCGACGCCCCGCTGTCGTCAGCGCTCTGCGGTGCCGCCTGAAACTGTGGGCGAGATGGCGCGGGATTCTGCTGACTAGCCTGCTCAGCGCTGTGATTAGCGCCCTGATTATTGCCGTGTGCCTGCGAGGAGCGGCCGCGGCGAGAACGCGACCGTCGGCGCCGTGAACGCGAAGACCGCCCGGAACCCTCCTGGGGGTTTCGGGAACTGTCTACGCTGGGGGAATTCTCGCTACTCATTGCGCTTCAGTATAGCGCCTGCGGTTAACCCTCGACGTCTACATCAGCATCCGTCAACAACGTTCAAGGCACACACTCCGGGCCCAGGCTACAAACAGACGAGTTTAGACAGAGGCGTTGAGCTTGACATGCTCCGGAGTGAGCTCATCCAACTTATTGACGCCCAACAGCTTGCACGTGCGGGTCATCTCGTCACGCATGATCTCCAAAGTGCGATCCACACCCTCCTTGCCGCCAGCCATCAAACCGTACAGGTAGGCCCGACCAATGAAGCAGAAATCAGCACCATGGGCAACCGCCGCCAACACATCAGCACCCGACATGATGCCCGTGTCCAAACCAAGCACCATATCCGGCAGAGCCTCACGCACCTGCGGAAGCAAATGAAGAGGCACCGGCGCACGGTCCAACTGGCGGCCACCATGGTTCGACACCACCAAACCATCAGCACCATGGTCAGCACAACGCCGCGCATCCTCCACAGTCTGCAAGCCCTTCACCACCAAGTTGCCCTTACACAAATCCCGGATCCAATCCAGGTCATCAAAAGTCAACGTCGGGTCGAACATCCTATCCGCCAAAGACGCCACCGTTCCAGAATGGCGAGACAAAGAAGCAAAACTCAGCGGCTCGTGCGTGAGGAAGTTAAACCACCATTCCGGACGGTACGCGGCGTCAACAACCGTCTTCGCCGTCAACTGAGGGGGAATAGTCATGCCATTACGCACATCCCGCAAACGAGCACCAGCCACGGCAGTGTCCACCGTCACGACTAGCGTCGAAAAACCAGCATCCGCAGCCCGCTGCACCAGCTCCTTGCTGCGCTCACGATCACGCCACAGATACAACTGGAACCAGCGCTCACCCTCCGGAGCATGCGCCGCGACGTCCTCCATCGAAGCCGTACCCATCGTGGACAAGGTGTAGGCGATGCCGGCATCAGCCGCCGCAGCACTGCCACCATATTCACCCTCGGAATGCATCATCCGAGTGAAGCCCGTCGGAGCAATCGCCAAAGGCATCGACCACTCGCGGCCGAAAATAGTCGTGCTCAAATCCGCATCAGCGACGTTACGCAGCACACCCGGCTGGAACTCGATCTCGCGAAACGCGCGCCGGGCCTTGTTGATCGAAATCTCGTCCTCAGCAGCACCATCGACATAATCAAACGGCGCAGTAGGCGTGCGGCGCTTAGCGATCGCCCGCAAGTCCCACACGTTCGCGGCTTTAGACAGGCGACGTTCCTTGAAATCGAGCGTCGGCTTAGCGAACTGCATCAGAGGCGCAAGGTCGCTGTACTTCGGTACGCGGCGCTTCAGGGCCGGGGGAGTGGGGCGCGAAGGGGACATAACGTGTGCCTTTCTACGGCTGGTGCGGGTGGAGGCCGTTGGGCCCTGTCGTGATTTCACAAGTGTAGGACTGTGTTCGTTTTAGGGGAACCTTATCCCCCCAGATGGGGCGAGTGGTTCTCGCGGCGGTGCAGGTTGCCTCATTCGCCGTTCTTTCGCCGCTCCATGGGATACAGAAAACCGGCAGATTTAGGCTTTTGTGATGTGTTTGTGCAGGTCGACTGGCCGCGGAGGGTAAATCTGCCGGTTTTCTGTACCTGTTGTGCGCGATCGCTACAATGAGGGGGCATGACACACTCGGGGGCAATTATTTACAGCGGGGTACTTTCGCCGTCACGACGAGCAGCACTATTCAGCGCGTACAGCGAAGGAGAGTTCAGCCTTGTCTACACAGCGGCTTATATGAAGACCGAATTGTGGCTGTCACTGACTCCACAGGAGCAGCTCATCGCGAAGGCAGTGGCAGCAACTGCAAGGCGCAAGCGTGCTGCAGCACGGGGCTTGGCTGCGGTTGCGTGCCATGGCCTGCCGATCCCCGGCGGATTGTGGTCGCCGCAATTCCTTACTTTTTCGGATGCTACTAAACGCGCACGACGATATTCAGTTGACCTATTACCAACTCGCTTCGGGGAGGCACGGGCGCTATCGTTGCTCGACAGCATCGTTGACGTTGGGAGCGTTCACAGCATTGAGGCGGCGCTGATCGCAGCAGAGCATCACGTGCGGACCCACCCTAAGGACTTGGCACGGGTGCGCAGCGCCCTGGCAGAAGCTCAGGATGTGCGTAACGCCGCAGGTATTCGCGCTCTAGCATCCGTGCTGAGCGCCACCAGTGAGAGCCCCCGCGAGTCCGAATTAAAATACGCCATGTGGCAGGAGCGGCTGCCGACTCCTCTAGCGCAGGCCAGGGTGGTGACAAGCGGGGGACGCTTTGTGGCACGGCCGGACTTCTTTTTCGAGGAGCAGGCGGTGGTGGTTGAATACGACGGCATAGAAAAACACACAGGCGCTTTCGGCACGGCTGTCGATGAGTCCCTGCGCCGCGAGCGAGAGCGCGAGCGGCAATTAATCAACCTTGGCATACGCGTCGTCCGTTTTGATCGTCGTACCTTTAGCGATGGTTCTGCCATGCTTGCGCTTCGTCAGGCGTTGTCTAGCCAGTATGCGCCGTTGGTTGCTCCGCGATATCGGATCGAAGGGGGTCAGCCTGCATGGCGGAGCTAGGCCGCATGGCGGGTAGGCGGCGGATGCACACCGGCGGATGTGCACCGACGGATACAAAAAACCGGCAGATTTGCCCATTGTGCGACGGCCACCTGGGAAAATAAACCGTCGGAAGCAAAATCTGCCGGTTTTTTGTACGACTTCTCGATGTGCAATGGGTGCAGCGCCCATCGTGGGCGCTGCGTTGATTAGCTCAGGGCGCGATTGACTGCGCTAGTAACTGCCTTCAGGGAAGCGTAGGTAATGGAGCCGGCGATACCGACGCCCCAGAACTTCGACCCATTGACGTCCGCCAGTACATAGGCCGCAGCCTCTGCATCGTCACCGGCGGAGCGAGCGTGCTGGGTGTACTCCTGCACCTCGACGTCAATCCCGACGCTTTCCAGGGCGTTCGCGTAGGCAGCGACTGGGCCGTTGCCGCGGCCCTCGATCTTCATGGCCTTGCCGCGCAGCACGATATCGACCGTGATGCGGGCCTCGTCGCGTTCGGTAGACGCGGCGTCAATAGCTACGCTGACCTGCTCCAAGGGGGTGGTGGCGTCCAGGTATTCGGTGGCAAAAATGTCCCACATCTGCTTGGATGCGACTTCGCCGCCCTCGGCGTCGGTGACGGCCTGCACCGTCGAGGAGAACTCGACCTGCATGGGGCGGGGGAGGTCGATGCCGTGGTCGGTCTTCATGATGTAAGCGACGCCGCCCTTGCCGGATTGGCTGTTGACGCGGATGACGGCCTCGTAGTTGCGGCCGACGTCCTTGGGGTCGATCGGCAGGTAGGGGACTTCCCACTGTTCGCCGCGCAGCTGTTCCCAGGCAACGCTGCTGTGGGTTCCGCCTGGGGTGACTTTGGCTGCCATGGCGTCGAGGCCCTTGTTGACGGCGTCTTGGTGGGAGCCGGAGAACGCGGTGAATACCAGGTCGCCGCCGTAGGGGTGGCGCTCAGGAACGCGCAGTTGGTTGCAGTATTCGACGGTGCGGCGGATCTGGTCGATGTCGGAGAAGTCGATTTGCGGGTCGACGCCTTGGGTCAGCATGTTCAGGCCCAGGGTGACCAGGCAGACGTTGCCGGTGCGCTCGCCGTTGCCGAACAAGCAGCCTTCGATGCGGTCGGCGCCGGCCATGTAGCCCAGCTCGGCTGCTGCGACGCCGGTGCCGCGGTCGTTGTGGGGGTGTAGGGACAGGATGATGGAGTCGCGGCGGTTCAGGTTGCAGCTCATCCACTCGATGGAGTCGGCGTAGACGTTGGGGGTGATCATCTCCACTGTGGAGGGCAGGTTGATGATGATGGGGTTGTCGGGTGTGGGGTCCATGACCTCGACGACGGCGTCGCAGACTTCTTTGGTGTAGGCCAGTTCGGTGCCGGTGTAGGACTCGGGGGAGTATTCCCAGCGCCAGTTGGTGCCGGGGTAGTCCTTGGCGATTTCTTTGATCAGTTCGGCGGCGTCGGTGGCCAGTTTTTTGATGGCTTCTTTGTCTTTGCGGAAGACAACGCGGCGCTGCAGGATAGACGTTGAATTGTAGAAGTGCACGATCACGTTTTTGGCGCCTTCGCAGGCTTCGAAGGTGCGGCGGATCAGGTGTTCGCGTGCTTGGACGAGTACTTGGATGGTGACGTCGTCGGGGATGCGGTCGCCTTCAATGATTTCGCGTACAAAGTCGAAATCGGTTTGGGAGGCGGAGGGGAAGCCGACTTCGATCTCTTTGTAGCCCATTTTGACCAGCAGGTCGAACATGCGTCGTTTGCGTTCGGGCGACATAGGGTCGATCAGTGCTTGGTTGCCGTCGCGCAGGTCAACGGCGCACCATTGGGGTGCGTGGGTGATTTTTTTGTCGGGCCAGGTGCGGTCGGGCAGGCGGATGTCTTCGACTTCTTGGGCGAAGGGTTGGTAGCGGTCGACCGGCATGGAGGAGTTGCGTTGTTTGTTCCATGCGGGTTGGCCGGGTGTGCGGTCGCCGGTTGGGGTGGTGATTTCTGCGGGGGCGGTGAAGAAGGTGTCGTTTGCCATGGGGCTTTCCTTTTCTTTGGTGCCGCGGGGTGTGCGGCTGTTTGGAAGTGTTGTTGGGTGCTGCCGGCAAGCGAGAGTGTCCGCGGCGGTCCGGCTGTTAACCTTGGTGTCCGCCGCGGCGCGTAAGTAGCCCGTTGATTTGCCCACGCGTGTGCCCGTGTGGGCTGGGGTGGGGTGCTGCAAACATATGACCTACCATACCACTGTGTGGGATGGGCTTTCCAAACTGGGGGTGATGACGTCGCGTTGTGTTGCGGCGGGCTGGGAGGTTGTAGCGGTCCGAGGCCTGGTTCGCGTGTACGGCGTTGCCTTTTATTCTGCTGTTTCCTGCAGTGACCCTAAGAGGGTCGAACGATCTGATGCTTGTGGGGTTTAAGCGTCGGTGCTTTGTGCAGGTGAAGCCTCGCTGTCAGAACCTGTGGCTTCTGCATCTTCTTCGGCGGTTGTTTCGGCACCTTTAATAGACAGTGCGATGGCGGCTGCGAACATTGCGATGAGAGCAGCGCCCATCCAGAGGTATTGGATGCCTTCGATTTGGAATTTCTCGCCGAGGATGAGGTAGCCGAGGGTGAATGCGACGATGGGTTCGCCGATGGTCATCGCTGGCAGGGACTGTTTGAGGTTGCCGGCGTTGAAGGAAAATTGCTGCATGACGGTTCCGACGGTCGCGGAGAACACGAGCATGTAGGGCTCCCAGTTGAGCACCAGGCCCAGTGGACCGTAGTGGAGGAAGATGTCCACCACAGCCTTGGACAGTACGGCGACGTAGCCGAAGATTCCGCCAGTGATGACGCCCAGCAGCAGTGCTTTATATTTTTGGGGTCCGCGCTTGGCGATGTAGTCCAGTAGTAAGAAGCCTGCGATGCCGATGATAAGTGCGGGGATCCACCTGTTCAGTGGCGGGTGGGTGAGCCCTGCGGCCGGTTTACCCATGATGACCAGGATGGCGACGGCGGCAGTCAGTACACTAGACCAGAACATCTCTCCGAAACCGACGCGGCGTCGTGCGTAGTGT belongs to Corynebacterium argentoratense DSM 44202 and includes:
- a CDS encoding DNA polymerase III subunit epsilon (3'-5' exonuclease of DNA polymerase III); translated protein: MSSENSPSVDSSRNPQEGSGRSSRSRRRRSRSRRGRSSQAHGNNQGANHSAEQASQQNPAPSRPQFQAAPQSADDSGASQRPNARGDVTNTGSDGTSNTANSGNSRGGSNQRRGRRHSSRRRGPADSAGTQPRTTGSGGPKPSKSNAPREQRHQHQQSKRHVPEPGSYPQYTQYVQQLQESATYRRKDVTPPRFDRPAPPEEAPYAVVSIQSSGIHPSTSRLVSLDIQTRTEAGDVVNEFHCVFDPGTDIGPKHLHGLTKDDIAQAPRYSSLTRTIGRFLDGRTVIMHNAPRTWGFIVSETRAVMRLERRHSKGSKGRGRKGQQRRNFTRLPRPTRIVDTLSTLRRQGVYLEDTRIRGCARTLGFDVDPAASISRAMMPEAAVSRESTELVWEMFNKLRKGELAERTPKEIQGDRFGLQRSIVRIDAANAPRPFINPGVLRDQLVQGMEIVVSPQIEMDPNVIIEAVARTGLAYSEKLTRQTSAVVCNQRDNLTGKAMHGDRKGIPLVSDAEFMSLVEDVAPGTTL
- a CDS encoding alpha-hydroxy acid oxidase, coding for MSPSRPTPPALKRRVPKYSDLAPLMQFAKPTLDFKERRLSKAANVWDLRAIAKRRTPTAPFDYVDGAAEDEISINKARRAFREIEFQPGVLRNVADADLSTTIFGREWSMPLAIAPTGFTRMMHSEGEYGGSAAAADAGIAYTLSTMGTASMEDVAAHAPEGERWFQLYLWRDRERSKELVQRAADAGFSTLVVTVDTAVAGARLRDVRNGMTIPPQLTAKTVVDAAYRPEWWFNFLTHEPLSFASLSRHSGTVASLADRMFDPTLTFDDLDWIRDLCKGNLVVKGLQTVEDARRCADHGADGLVVSNHGGRQLDRAPVPLHLLPQVREALPDMVLGLDTGIMSGADVLAAVAHGADFCFIGRAYLYGLMAGGKEGVDRTLEIMRDEMTRTCKLLGVNKLDELTPEHVKLNASV
- the leuA gene encoding 2-isopropylmalate synthase; the encoded protein is MANDTFFTAPAEITTPTGDRTPGQPAWNKQRNSSMPVDRYQPFAQEVEDIRLPDRTWPDKKITHAPQWCAVDLRDGNQALIDPMSPERKRRMFDLLVKMGYKEIEVGFPSASQTDFDFVREIIEGDRIPDDVTIQVLVQAREHLIRRTFEACEGAKNVIVHFYNSTSILQRRVVFRKDKEAIKKLATDAAELIKEIAKDYPGTNWRWEYSPESYTGTELAYTKEVCDAVVEVMDPTPDNPIIINLPSTVEMITPNVYADSIEWMSCNLNRRDSIILSLHPHNDRGTGVAAAELGYMAGADRIEGCLFGNGERTGNVCLVTLGLNMLTQGVDPQIDFSDIDQIRRTVEYCNQLRVPERHPYGGDLVFTAFSGSHQDAVNKGLDAMAAKVTPGGTHSSVAWEQLRGEQWEVPYLPIDPKDVGRNYEAVIRVNSQSGKGGVAYIMKTDHGIDLPRPMQVEFSSTVQAVTDAEGGEVASKQMWDIFATEYLDATTPLEQVSVAIDAASTERDEARITVDIVLRGKAMKIEGRGNGPVAAYANALESVGIDVEVQEYTQHARSAGDDAEAAAYVLADVNGSKFWGVGIAGSITYASLKAVTSAVNRALS
- a CDS encoding DMT family transporter: MHNSYLAVLFAFASAMTIAWGTVVRHRIAQDAPGDSREAFVAALRQPMWWAGTSTALIAYGLQAVAFGFGTVLIVQPILVLKLMLTFPLEAHYARRRVGFGEMFWSSVLTAAVAILVIMGKPAAGLTHPPLNRWIPALIIGIAGFLLLDYIAKRGPQKYKALLLGVITGGIFGYVAVLSKAVVDIFLHYGPLGLVLNWEPYMLVFSATVGTVMQQFSFNAGNLKQSLPAMTIGEPIVAFTLGYLILGEKFQIEGIQYLWMGAALIAMFAAAIALSIKGAETTAEEDAEATGSDSEASPAQSTDA